In the genome of Lathyrus oleraceus cultivar Zhongwan6 chromosome 4, CAAS_Psat_ZW6_1.0, whole genome shotgun sequence, the window TGTCCTGTTTTGCGGAGAGAACGCCTTAGAAGGAGCCCACCTCGGTGAAGGAATCGTCCAAGCCTTATTTACCAACGAAAATGGAAATTATATCTAACGTTTCCTGATCCACCCATTACAGTTGGTCTTTGTTTCTGGACTTCAGACTGGTCTGATGGTTGCCTCGGTCCATCCCTACTTTAGTGCCAacaaataaaaaagaaaaacCCCAAGTATAAGCACACGATTGAGATTCTAACCACCATATTACTTCATTATCAATAGAGTCACAACCGAAAGCATGCTGATGCACCCAAATATAAGTTTGGGAATTTTGTTCTTGCATGGAATCACCTACACACTTTGGATTTGTTAAATGAGAATCTGGAATGACAAAACCCCTAGAAATTTCCTAGAGATCAAGGCCGACAATAGCACCCCCACCTTTAGAAGCAACATCATCTTTCAAGTTTTCCATGAAAATCACCCCAAGAATCCCGAAAAACGACAATTAAACACAATAAATAAGATTTAAGATCACTATCTTTGAGAATCACAACTTCTAGTATACATAGAAGTCAAGTCGCATGAGTGTCGAACGGGTCATCGAAACAGAAAAAACAACATGAGAAGTGGAATGGCAATAAAGCATGAGGTCGAAAATAATAGGAAGAAAAAAAATCTTTAAGGTCTCATAAGGATTAGGACAAAAGGAAGATCAAGTTCACCGTTTGGCCTTTATATATCGGAAGCGGTCAACCCCACGATTGGCAACCGAAGATCGAGGAAAACACATTCTCACCACCAacgatcctgaattggccttgATCCTCCCACGACACTCGAGTACTCTAAAAAGACCACCCCTGCCTCAATATCTACGTCTATATGGAGAGAATTAAGTGTGAAACGTTTTGGCTATAGTACATGCGTTTAATGTGCGTGTTCCAAGGCCAACTATTCCTACTCACTGCATTTCCAACCACAAAGTGAAGATCTGCTCGGAAACCATCAGATGGTTAGTGAGGACGATCAAAAAAGTTGGTCTCAATATTCCTTCGTAATCCTAACTTCATGAATGAAAGCAACTATAATGGGATGACCCAACGACCTAATAAGAGTAATCCAATTCGAGCGGTCCAATAAGAGGATCTTCTAGACATAATACAAAAAGGTAGATCCTTGTTAAAAAGTCGGACATCGAATCCAGTCTAATTGCTCATGACCAACCGTCATATCTAATCAAAAGATCTCTCGAACTTCACCTCAGGTCAAGTTAGCGCAATTCTAAATGCCTATTATATATAAGCTCTGTCACACACCATAACAAATATTATTCATTAACTCTTGCAAAGTTACATATCACTGAATTAACTAATTTAACCCTTAAAATGTAAACCTTGCATATACTTAACAAAGGTTCGTACTGTCGTATGGAAAAAATTGCTACCTTTATCTCACTAATTTCATATTCCATAGAATACACACATTAGAGAATTTTTTTTACTTTAATACAATTATTTCTATTTCTCCTATCATACTTTTAATACTTAATTACAATTTTAATCTCTATTTTTATCCACTCAAATAATTGatctcttaattttaaaataatccattttaatttttaaaaagcAGTGATATTAGatattttaaatgaaataaaatatgatTTTAATAATGTAGATTAACCAATAAAAAAATCCACTAAAAACTGTAGATTCAACTGctataattattatttttatagtttaattaataatatatttcaattaaaacaaatcacATTATTACGTAAATAAAGTAATATCAAGGAGgaaaaccaaaaaaaaaaatcagGGAGAAATCAAAACTTAATAAATATAAATACATGAAAATATGAAAATCAAACCATAAACTAAACCTAAATATTAATGCAAACAAATCTATAAATTaacaataattttttattattaaaatcaatataattaattattttctCAAAACAATTTTAATATGAGACGGATGTATTAGTTAAGTATAACTAACTTTCATTTAACCAGTAAATAACTCAACCCAACTTCACATCTTCCCGTCTCTTACCAAATTCCTTAAACTAATCACTCTATATATATCTATCCAAAACCTCACACAACACACAATCACCGCCATACCCAAAACTATCAAACTTTTTTCCTTCCCAACAATGGCACCAGCCAAAACTCTCGATTATCTTTCTCAAGAAAAAACCCTCGAGTCCAGTTTCGTTCGCGACGAAAGCGAGCGTCCAAAAGTCTCTTATAATGACTTCAGCAACGAGATTCCAATCATTTCTCTGGCCGGAATCGACGATGTTGATGGCCGTAGAGCAGAGATATGCAACAAGATTGTTGAAGCTTGTGAGAATTGGGGTATCTTCCAGGTTATCGACCACGGCGTGGATTCAAACCTCATTTCTGAAATGACCCGTTTTGCTAAAGGCTTCTTCGATTTACCGGCGGAAGAGAAGCTCCGGTTCGACATGTCCGGTGGTAAAAAGGGCGGTTTCATTGTCTCTAGTCATCTCCAAGTAATAAAAAATTCTTTCCTTTTTACTATTTTTGTTACTTTATAGTATTTCTACAAACAATTAAAACGGTCACTAAGAAAAtctttttcataaatgaaatTTATGATAAATTATTAAATAGATAGGTAATATCAAACACAAAATCACCAATTCATTATTTTTTAACATCTGATTGGCCGAGTGGTCTAAGACATCAGATTATAACTTATTTTTGTCTAGGGAGAAGCCGTGAAGGATTGGAGAGAGCTGGTGACATATTTTTCCTACCCAATTAAGCAAAGAGACTATTCAAGGTGGCCAGACAAGCCAGAAGGATGGAAAGCGGTTACAGAGCAATACAGTGAGAAGCTAATGAGTTTAGCTTGTAAGCTATTGGAAGTTTTATCAGAGGCTATGGGGTTAGAGAAAGAAGCTCTAACAAAAGCATGTGTTGATATGGATCAAAAGGTTGTGGTTAATTACTACCCAAAATGTCCTGAACCTGATCTTACTCTTGGGCTGAAACGACACACTGACCCTGGCACCATCACTCTGTTGCTTCAAGATCAAGTCGGTGGCCTTCAAGCAACTAAAGATAATGGTAACACGTGGATCACCGTTCAGCCAGTTGAGGGTGCTTTTGTTGTTAATCTTGGAGACCATGGTCACGTGAGTATACTTTTCCTTGCACTTTTAcctatttattttttatgtctcttCTTTTGAGTACCTACTTCTTTTGTGTACAATACAAAGAATGTGAAATGGTAAAAAAAACAAATTACTACTTATATCTGACTACGCCtattttttcaaattaatatTTATGAATATTATTTTGAGTAATATTTGTATGAAAACAAATctaaatttatatttttaaaacatctaataaaaaaagaaaaatttgAATTTATTTAAACTTTACTTTTTTTTAATTAGAATTATGGGTTGGTGTGAGTATGAAGGAGTAagaatatatatattttttttaattgataaaaaaaattgcGATTGATTGTTTTTAAAAATATTAGTTATGTTTGTGTGTATCTAACAATAAATACCACCACTAAATATAGCAGTAACAATAGCACAAAGCAGGTTGGTAtatatttttctttgtttatCTTTCTTCAAATAAACATTGTAATAATTTCTTTGGAAAAATAGGTAGAATACTTGATATctaaaaaaagaaattaaaaaacAGTATAAAGGTTAAAGTACACCCTTCCTTCCCagaaagaaaatgacactctCATATATTACATTAAATGTtacctttattttatttttttaatgatCTGTTTAAATTGAGTGTGACATGCATGCAGTATTTGAGTAATGGACGGTTCAAAAACGCTGATCATCAAGCAGTGGTGAATTCAAACTACAGTCGTTTATCCATTGCGACATTCCAGAATCCAGCACCAGATGCAACTGTGTACCCTTTGAAGATTCGAGATGGAGAGAAATCTGTGTTGGAGGAACCAATCACTTTTGCTGAAATGTACAGGAGGAAGATGAGCAAGGACCTTGAGATTGCTAGGATGAAGAAGATGGCTAAGGAAAAAGAAGTTAGGGACTCAGAGAAGGCTAAGGAAAAAGAAGTTAGGGACTCAGAGAAGGCTAAACTTGAGACCAAACCTTTGAATGAGATCCTTGCTTAGACTTACTTGGTTTGACAAATTATGATTTCTTGTGTTTGAATGGTTGTTTAACTTGTCCATGTGGGGATTGGATGTGCTTTGCTTAGCTACGCTACGaaatgtaataaaaaaaacatgTTCCTTCATTAGGTTTTACtatatcattttattttattcacattttttctttaaattccAAAGAGCTTTCACATTTCTTTTTCCCACACTTTCTTActttaatttttaattttttaacactttattattattattttttttataaatatcAACCATCTTTCTATTAAAATTAATTACCACCAAACTACTTAGATTGTTCTTTCCTTTACATTAACTTACACTAATAGAAACTTAAAAAATAAATAACTAATGattcaatttttttccaaataACACATGAGCACACTCCAATCATTATAAGGTGTATATATACAATATTGACATTTAGTATATTTTTACGACAAATTTAATCAATTacatttatttattattatttaaaatattaatttatctatttttaaattttaataaaaattaagaatttatttttaaaaaatatgtaCTTTActttaattaataatttttactatttgagataAACAATTCTTATTTTTAAATTTACATGTATATTTAAATAAAATCTATATCATTTCCTCGTGCAGACGTAGGAGTATTTTGCTAGGATAATGTATATGATTATATATaatacaattttttttcttttgtttaacCAACATATTACTAATAACATTAAATACCAGGAATTTAATTCTAAACAACATTATTTTTAACAATAATAATTCATATATaagaaaataatttttataaattcTCATGTTTAATCTCATAAATCAATGAGCAACTTTCAATTTAGACCATAAGGTCTAAATTTAATCTGATAATTGATTCAACAGATGACTCGATAATTAACTTCATTATTATTGATACgttaatattaaaaaattaaaaattttaatGATCTGTCTGACAAGATTGCAGGTCTTATTCCTACGTATCTCCGGCTGCGATGGAGAATTCAAGACATACAtagttctaggtagaaaatgtttgtttgttggtcgattttagcgaaatcTATTCGTTACAATCAACGAAAACATTATTTATTCAAAACAGGTGAGGAGCGACATTTGcatcacattgaatggatttacaaatcaataTTCACGGGAAAATGCCACTTAACTCAACTCACGCGATTGTGTACGAAGCCATATCTAGCATCGTCTTGAGACAAAATACCTCTcatttgtgaaaaatattttgaAGGATTGTGCCGAGAGGAAAAAAGATTTGAATGTGCTTGATGTATTTTCAAGTTGGAAGTagagtatttatgacttgcaagcttTTACGACTTAGGTCTAATACTCGGGATTATGACTGAATTTTACACCCAGGTAGTTCTTTCCTTCCATTTTGttatgaaaaaggtcaaaattATTAATGGTTAGTCATTTTTGATTTGCTTGAGAAAAGAAACTTGACGTTTGATCAAACTTTTATTTGTGATTATGAAAGAGGTTTGAAGTGGTTTTAGGgtttgaaaagtgatttgaatgCAGATAGTGGAAGCTTGGTATTGACCAAGTTTTTTTTAAAATGGAACATGGCATTTAAAACTTGTTTGAAAGGTTGATTTTATTATGAATTCATCCTTATCTCGTTTAAAGATCAAAGTGAAggaaaattgcgatccaaaacgcagcggaaattaaaaattttcctttagtgatccttacgaatgggcatgaccagtgataaaaaccgttacctcttgtggcgattgaaacctttgatgcaaatctaaggagtgatcatgagcgttgaatggtgacgacgcctctactcagtccaaccgaacggattccttcagtctcagtgctagttgctacgaatgaaggctttgagtgagtgagtgagagagagagagagaaacatAATTTTATCAAGTGAAATtcttctacacaagggttctatttatataaccacttgtgtgggctacaagctaaaaagtccacttaagtgtatgtggcccatatcttatgatataccgaaaatcacttaagtgcgtggtaccttaccacatttcgtattctacttaagtgcattgtaccttacgatgttctacaattcacttaagtgcaatgtaccttacagtgttccttatttactctatctatcatcaatccatccttttgtgtgtgaccctgtgGATTTTTgtgacattggcaattatattaaatcacgtatttaacataataaatagtgagtgatatctagtaacacatcactgctacccaagacacgaaaatgtcatgtgatatgaaaaatattttttgtgataatacttgtgtgtacaattaccttttttgcccttatgtctatattgaacacatagtgggtcaatccagtataaatattactcataatattcatacatatgtttaagacttgataactctttatccatgacccatgagatgtGATTATCAGTCTATATACATGATAGTATTAAcactttaatgttatcctacttcacaataaagctcgactacaaatactttaagaataatgtccttatgtttaatgggatctcatgattaagtcacacttgatacattaaacagactaactattctagggactttattgaccaaacataataaagaaaaaaccttttattattaataaataattcgatacaagtaccaaaagtattggcctctagggcttacaccaacaatctcccactagcactggagccaatcaggcatacccctaatacccatatatctagtatggccatcatgtTTCTGTTATGCAAGAGGCTTTGccagtgggtcaacaatattgtcaagtgtatgtactctgcatattttcacatctcctctatctattatctctcaaatgaggtgataacgcctaagtatgtgtttggatcattggtgagatctaggctctttagcttgtgcgatagtgccattgttatcacaatagagatcaatgggatccacaatgctagaAACTATGCCAAGTccactaatgaactttttgatccaaacaacttcctttgttgcacttagggcaacaatatactcgacctcggttgtatAATCAACATTTGTAtattgctttgaacttttccagctcacaacaCCACCGTTTAAGTAGaacacataaccaaattgcgatctaaagtcatccttatctgtttGGAAGATAGAATCAatgtatccaattacaacaagctcttcctgaccatcatatatatcaagaatgagtccttagtccttctcaaatacttaaggatattcttgacagctacccaatgagcatcaaTGGGATCAGATTGATACCTACTCGTTACACTTAAATCATACGAGACATTTGGTCGAGcacataacatggcatacatgatagatcatattgcagatgcatatggaatcttattcatgtgatccctttcttccttagttgaaggggattatgtttttgatagacataagccatgttgcataggtatgaatcctttcttggaatcatgcatattaaaacgtctcaacactttgtctattTATGTACTatgacttaggccaagcagtttttatgatttatctctatagatcctgattcctaatatatagtctgcttcacctaggtccttcataaaaaagcatttccccaaccaagtctttacttgttgcagagtagggatatcgtttccaatgagtaatatgtcatctacatataatactcGAAAGACGATCATGCTCCCTCTAAACTTCTTGTAGACACatggctcatcttcattcttgatgaatccatattgttttactatttaatcaaaacgaagattccagcttctagaagcttgcttcaatccatagattgatctctgtaacttgcatatcttttgggcttcttctagtatgtcaaatccttcaggatgtgtcatgtacacatcctcaagaagatttccattaaggaaagcagttttgacatccatctgccatatttcataatcatgatatacagcgataacaagtaaaatccgaacagatttaagcattgcaactggtgaaaaggtttcatcatagtcaacctCATGAAgttgtttatatccttttgcaaccaatATTGCCTTATAagtatgtaccttaccatccatgttagttttctttttgaagacccatttgcatcctatagggttaacttccacaggaggctctaccaagttccaagcctagtttgtgtacatggaatccatttcagatttcatggcttctagcaACTTCTCATACTCAggaccaattatggcctcttggtaggtcacaggctcatcttgatcgATGAGTAATACATCACCATGATCAGTTATGAaatatccatatctctcaggtaggtgacatgtcctgcttgacctacgctggtctttTTCTACTTGACCATGTTAgtcttccataactacttgtgtttcatgctctaattcctccataggtgtataaatgctttgtgattcttgagtttcttcaagctctactttccccccaatgattcctttggaaataaaatccatttctaggaaaactccagttcgagcgacaaacactttttCCCTTAGAAAGGATTGTAAAAGTAATACCCCCCTTGTTTATTTAGGATACctcacaaataagcatttgtcagatttgggctcaagcttagttgaaatttgtcgtttcacataaagTAATTTAACTACTCATAGGTATCAAAATTCATACAAATGAGATAAACAAAAAGTACATGAAATCTTGGTAAGGAATTGGTCTTCGAATGACAAAAATCCTTCGTTCTCGAGCTTCAATCGTCAACTTTGCTGTAAAATTCATACCAGAAGTCAATCTCCTAAAAAACTGTCAAATCCTCCTTTTAATGTATCTAAAAGGCGTGTTGATAGTGCAATGATGCATCCTTATCGTGCCACGATGTGCTGGAAAATTAATGATCATGCTATAATAACTTTATGTCGTTCTATGATTATGTGGTTTTCTTGTTTGTCGTGGAACAAGATTGGCCACAAAAAATCTAGTATCTTTTGCACGTTTTCTTCTTATTTTAAATATGTTTCTTCATTTCTCTTCGTTCTTAATTTC includes:
- the LOC127074683 gene encoding naringenin,2-oxoglutarate 3-dioxygenase, yielding MAPAKTLDYLSQEKTLESSFVRDESERPKVSYNDFSNEIPIISLAGIDDVDGRRAEICNKIVEACENWGIFQVIDHGVDSNLISEMTRFAKGFFDLPAEEKLRFDMSGGKKGGFIVSSHLQGEAVKDWRELVTYFSYPIKQRDYSRWPDKPEGWKAVTEQYSEKLMSLACKLLEVLSEAMGLEKEALTKACVDMDQKVVVNYYPKCPEPDLTLGLKRHTDPGTITLLLQDQVGGLQATKDNGNTWITVQPVEGAFVVNLGDHGHYLSNGRFKNADHQAVVNSNYSRLSIATFQNPAPDATVYPLKIRDGEKSVLEEPITFAEMYRRKMSKDLEIARMKKMAKEKEVRDSEKAKEKEVRDSEKAKLETKPLNEILA